Proteins from one Oryza sativa Japonica Group chromosome 12, ASM3414082v1 genomic window:
- the LOC4351816 gene encoding 2-alkenal reductase (NADP(+)-dependent) — translation MALVAVSNKRVILKRYLTACEIGQLGDEMEVVTAEAVPLSVPAGSSAVLVKNLYISCDPYLRNRMIRHEVPTYISDFVPGEVVTSHGVMKVISSGHLDFKAGDLVWGMTGWEEYTLINNPESLFKINYPEFPLSNYTGVLGMHGLTAYVGFFEMSKPKKGEYVFVSSACGAIGQIVGQLAKIKGCYVVGSAGSDDKVNLLKTKFGFDDAFNYKKETDLEAALKRCFPEGIDIDFENVGGAMLDAVLPNMRLGGRITMCGMISQYHLERPEGVRNLMYIITKRLRMEGFVIFDSIAVYRQFEEEMAGYLREGKVTYLEDIVQGLDAAPAALIGIYNGLNVGKQLVAIA, via the exons ATGGCGTTGGTGGCAGTTAGCAACAAGAGGGTGATCCTGAAGAGATACTTGACGGCATGCGAGATCGGCCAGTTGGGGGATGAAATGGAGGTGGTGACGGCAGAGGCAGTGCCGCTATCTGTTCCGGCAGGGTCATCTGCGGTGCTGGTGAAGAACTTATACATTTCATGCGACCCCTACCTACGCAACCGGATGATCCGCCATGAGGTGCCCACCTACATCTCGGACTTTGTCCCAGGAGAG GTTGTGACAAGTCATGGCGTGATGAAGGTGATATCATCTGGGCACCTGGATTTCAAGGCCGGCGACCTTGTTTGGGGGATGACCGGATGGGAAGAATACACTCTAATCAATAATCCGGAGTCTCTTTTCAAGATCAATTACCCTGAATTTCCTCTTTCCAACTACACTGGTGTTCTGG GAATGCATGGGCTTACTGCCTATGTTGGATTCTTTGAGATGTCCAAGCCTAAGAAAGGTGAGTATGTCTTCGTCTCTTCAGCATGTGGTGCCATAGGTCAAATTGTTGGGCAGCTTGCTAAGATCAAAGGTTGCTATGTGGTTGGCAGTGCTGGTTCTGATGACAAG GTCAACCTGCTGAAAACCAAATTTGGCTTCGACGACGCTTTCAACTATAAGAAGGAGACAGACCTTGAAGCCGCTCTGAAGAG GTGCTTCCCTGAGGGCATCGACATTGACTTTGAGAATGTTGGCGGCGCGATGTTGGATGCTGTGTTGCCTAACATGCGGCTTGGTGGCCGAATTACAATGTGTGGGATGATCTCACAGTACCACCTGGAAAGGCCGGAGGGGGTGCGTAACCTCATGTACATCATCACCAAGCGATTGCGGATGGAGGGGTTCGTGATATTCGATTCTATCGCCGTATACCGCCAAtttgaggaggagatggccggGTATCTGAGGGAAGGGAAGGTGACCTATTTGGAGGACATTGTCCAAGGGCTCgatgcggcgccggcggcactcATTGGGATCTACAACGGCCTCAATGTTGGCAAGCAGCTCGTCGCCATCGCGTAG